One part of the Vicia villosa cultivar HV-30 ecotype Madison, WI linkage group LG6, Vvil1.0, whole genome shotgun sequence genome encodes these proteins:
- the LOC131613524 gene encoding uncharacterized protein LOC131613524 produces the protein MSILNLPSLSPDQNGTISDLATQLRDLKEALESFIPIISESDVFHWKLNPSSVFSVASVTSLVSSAKDNAWPTYTIKLLETMWKSKVPKKVHIFSLRFFIDRLPLKDLLLHRGVTNFTSLDCVICSNHPDHRFTYSFIVMFRKRCGRRSTIGWVKKWSLIWKSSKASVAFKRR, from the coding sequence ATGTCCATCTTGAACTTGCCTTCCCTCTCTCCTGATCAAAACGGTACTATCTCGGATTTGGCTACTCAATTGAGGGACTTAAAAGAAGCTTTGGAGAGCTTCATTCCGATTATTTCGGAAAGTGACGTTTTTCATTGGAAACTTAATCCCTCCAGTGTTTTCTCGGTTGCAAGCGTGACTAGTTTGGTTTCTAGTGCCAAAGACAATGCTTGGCCAACCTATACTATCAAGTTGTTGGAAACAATGTGGAAGTCTAAGGTACCGAAAAAGGTCCACATTTTTTCTTTGAGATTCTTTATTGACCGCCTTCCTTTAAAAGATCTTTTGCTTCATAGGGGGGTCACTAATTTCACCTCTCTAGATTGTGTCATTTGTTCTAATCATCCGGATCATCGCTTCACCTATTCTTTCATTGTAATGTTTCGAAAGAGGTGTGGGAGAAGGTCTACAATTGGTTGGGTGAAGAAGTGGAGTTTAATTTGGAAGAGTTCAAAAGCTTCGGTTGCATTCAAGAGAAGGTGA